The Syntrophobacterales bacterium sequence GAATAATTCCCGTACATTGCCAGGGAAATTGTGTTTTGTCAAAATCTCTATTGCCGTGGGCGCAATGGTTAGTGTCCGATGAGATATCCTGCTTAACTTTTTCAGACAGTGATTGATAAGGATGGGAATATCCTCGGGGCGACTGCGCAGCGGCGGTATGTCAAAATGCGCCACGTTAAGCCGGTAAAAGAGGTCGCTGCGGAACTTCATGTCGGCAATAAGCTGATTTATATCCTTGTTGGTTGCCGAGATGATTCTCACATCGACCTTTATCGGTTTTGTTCCCCCCACTTTTATAAACTCATGGCTTTCCAGCACACGCAGGATTTTTGACTGCATGTCCAGTTCCATATCGCCTATTTCGTCGAGGAAGAGCGTGCCGTTATTGGCGATCTCGAAAAGCCCGAGCTTGCCGCCTTTCTGGGCTCCCGTGAAGGCGCCCTGTTCATATCCGAACAGTTCGCTTAAAAGCAACTGGGCCGAAAAAGCGGCGCAATTGACGGCAACGAAGGCCTCTTCCTTTCGTGTGCTGGCATTGTGTATGGCGTGGGCGAATAATTCTTTTCCCGTGCCACTTTCACCGGTAATTATGACGGAGGCGTCGCTGAAACTGATATGCTGTATCTGTTTTTTAATTTTGTCAATCGGGATGCTTACACCGATGATGTCTTCAAGAGAGTGAGATGCCTTGTGGAATTCTTTAATTTTTGAGGAGTAGCTCGTGATCTTGTTACCCAGGCTGACAATTTCCGTTATGTCGTGCATCACTGATATCCCGCCTATGATCACGGAATTGATAATGATGGGATGAACATCCGCGATATATTCCAGATTGTCCACCGTTCGCCTGATTCCCCGCAATGGCCGGCCTGTTCTCAGGGCATCGGGCAGCCTTGCTCCTTTTCGCACATCGCCGACATATTTGCCTAAGATATCCTTTTGTTCTACCCCGGTAAGGTGAGTATATTCATTGTTAATAAAAAGCACGACGCCATTCCGGTCGCTGATCAGGATTGCATCCTTAACGGAATTGAAGATAAGATTGAACAGGGGATCCTTGCTGATTTCGAAGAGGTTGGATTCCATTAACTTATCGTGTGTCATGGTGACAACGCTTTCGTCCATGCTGCGAATCTCCGGGATGCGGTTTCTACTTATCCGAATTGATTTTATTTCCAAAATTTTAGAAAATTTATAGAATCTCTTTGCTTTTTTGTCAATCCCTTTGTTTTCAGAAAAATCGTTATGGATTTTTTATCCGGCACAAAAAGCGCTGTTGCGCTACCCGTCTTGCTCACGCAGAAATAGAAATCTTTTTGCATAATAGTTGTTCTCCTGGCACGCATACTGCTTGAGGTCTTCAATATTCTGCTGCTTTTCAAGCAGCGATTCTCAGTTTGCCGGACATTTTATAAAACATGAACTTTTTAGGCCTTTCAAGAAAATAGGGGTCTGTGCTGATGAAAAGCAGTGATAGCAAAAATGGCGCCTTAATGAACCTCCGTGTGCTTGACCTTACCCGCGTTCTCGCAGGTCCATTCTGCACAATGATGCTGGGAGACCTCGGCGCCGAGATCATAAAAATCGAAGTCCCCGGCTTGGGCGATGACAGCCGCTCCTATCCTCCCTTTATCGGCACGGAAAGCGCCTATTTCATGAATCTCAACAGAAACAAGCGCAGCATGACGATTGATCTCAAGACACCCGAAGGAAAAGACGTGTTTCTGGACCTTGTAAAATGCTCCGATGTCGTCATAGAAAATTTCCGGCCGGGAACAATGGAAAAAATGGGTTTGAGTTATGAGGAATTATCCAAAGAAAACCCCTCAATCGTCTATTCCTCCATCTCCGGATTTGGTCAATACGGGCCGTATCGGGATCTGCCCGGATACGATATTATCGGTCAGGCCATGGGAGGCATTATGAGCGTCACCGGATGGCCCGACGGTCCGCCGACAAGGACAGGGGTGGCCATTGCCGATATTCTTGCCGGGCTCTGTTCCGGCATCGGCATATTGAGCGCCCTTCTTGCCCGCAACAATGTCAACCGCGGACAGCATGTTGACGTCTCGCTTGTGGATTCAGTGGTAGCGGCCATGGCGACAGTCATCCAGATATATCTTGTTGAACAGCGAGAGCCGCAGAGGGTCGGCAACCGTTATGAGTTTATATCTCCCTATGGTTCATTTTCCGCTAAAAATGGCTGGGTCGTCATCGGCATAGGCAACGACAAGCTCTGGAGGGAATTTTGTTCCGCCATTGGGAGGGACGACCTGCTTGGAGTAGGGGTTTATCAGGCGAATGTCGGTCGTGTCAAGAATGACGCGCGCGTAAAACAGATTGTCGAAGAATGGACGCTTCAGCAAAACGTAAAGGATATTGTAGATTTCCTGCTGAAACGCAAGATTCCCTGCGCCCCCATTTACGGGGTGAAGGATATCGTGAAAGACGAACATATTGCAAAGGCCAGGGAGATGATCATCAATGTTGACCATCCGAAGGCCGGACCGATGAGAATGGTTGGCTCACCGATCAAGCTTTCCGCTACGCCTGCCGCTTTCCATGCGCCGGCTCCTCTGCTGGGTCAGCATACCGATGAAATCTTGCGAGAGGTATTGTCGTACCCGGAAGAAACCATTCAGCGTCTGCGTCAGAAAAATGTTTTTTAATATGAGGGCAGTGATGAGCCGGAATCTACCCTTGGCAGACAAAAAGTAAAGCAGACATAATTTTTGTTTCTGACCGGAATTGTTAAAACCATTGCAGGGCATCCTGCCCTGCATTTAATTAAAAAATGTGAGAGGAGGATTTGTTCTATGAAAGTGAATCGTAGTTTTGCAGTGATTGCCATCCTGGCGCTCACCCTGATCAGCGTTCCGGCGGTCGGGCAAGCGGCAAAAAACAGGATATCCATCGGAGGAAACGGCGTAGGAGGCGTTTACTATCTTTATTCCGGTGCGCTGGCCACAATTATCAGCACGAAAGTTCCCAATGTCCAGCCGACAGTTGAAGTATGTCCGGGCTCGTCGGTAGAACATATAACAAGGATGCAGATAAACGACATTCAGGTTGGTCCGGCAATGAACGACGTGGTCTTTCAATCCGTGAAAGGAATCAACCGTTTTAAAAAGCCGCAGGACAAAATCAGGACGCTTTTTGCAATGTATCCTGCAGAACTCCAGGGCGTTGCCCTGGAAAAGGATAACCTGACAACTCCGAAATCGCTGATCGGCAAAAGGGTCTCCATCGGAAATCCGGGGACCGGTACAAGTGTAATGACGGCTGCTGTTTTTGAAGCCCTGGGGATCAGCTTGAAGGACTTCAAGCTGCAGAATCTGAACTGGAACGAGGGCGCGCAGGCGATAAGAAATGACTCGCTTGATGTGCAGTTTGGGGCAATCGCCGCACCTGCTCCCTTCATTATGGATTTGTCGGCAACGCATAAGGTTGCCCTGGTAAATTTCAGCGATGAGGAATTGACGAAGATACAGGCAAAATATGAGTATTATGCCCCCTTAACCATCAAGGCAGGAACATATCCGGCGATCAAGGTTGATGTGAAAACCCCGGGCATCTGGAATTCCATGCTGGCCACTGCCGAGTTGCCTGATGAACTGGCCTATCAAATCACCAAAGCGGTCTATGAAAATATTCCCGTATTGCAGAAAATTTATAAAAAGGCCGATTGGGCCACCCCGGAAAATACCATGAAATATGCGGTGGCGCCCCTGCATCCGGGAGCAGTCAAGTACTATAAGGAAAAAGGCGTGGCCATTCCTGGAAGATTAATGCCGAAGTGAAATGCGTATTAAAACAGGGGGCCGGCTGCATCCTTCTCATGGCCGGTCCCCGCGGCATGATCAGGCAATGAGGCATGAGACATAATCGTCCATGTTTTCGAAATACCGAGGAAGGGATGTCTATATTATGGATGATCTCAAGTACAAATCGTTTGTCGTCAAACTCATCCTGGCAATCAGCATCGCCATGGTGCTTTTTCATACGATCACGGCGGGATTTACGATGCCCACTGCATTTTTGCAACGCGGCATCCATCTGACCTTTGTCCTGGTGTTTTCTTTCTTAACAATCCCTTTTCGAAATCGCCCCGGCAAAAAAATAACGTTTCTTGATTGGTCTCTCGCCTTATTGTCGCTCGCCGTTGGTCTTTACATAACGATTTTTTACGAGGATATTCTCTACCGTATGGGAATGCTGACCACGGTTGATATCATTATCGGCTGGATCATAATCCTCCTCGTCCTGGAACAGGCAAGGCGCGCTACCGGAAATGTCCTTGTCATCATTTCTTCGCTCGCGGTTATTTACCCTCTTGTAGGCAACTATATCCCCGGGATACTGGGCAATCGGGGCTATGGATTTGGCCGCGTAGCGTCACAGATGGCAATGTCTCTGGAGGGGATATTCGGCGCCCCGCTGGGTGTTTCGGCAGAGTACATCGTACTGTTCATTTTTTTGTCATCGCTGCTCGGTCAGTGCGGCATGGGGGAATATTTGCTCAAACTCGCGCTTTCAGTGACCGGCAGATTTGTCGGAGGACCAGCTAAAACGGCGGTGATGGCAAGCAGTCTTTTCGGGACAATCTCGGGAAGTGCTGTGGCAAATGTTGCGGGAACCGGGACTTTTACGATCCCCATGATGATTCAGCAGGGTTTTCCGAAGTATTTTGCCGGTGCGGTGGAAGCAACAGCCTCTACCGGTGGACAGCTCATGCCGCCCATTATGGGGGCTGCCGCCTTTATCATGGCTCAGATACTGGGCGTTTCGTATGTCACAGTCCTTGGCGCTGCGGTTATTCCGGCTCTCCTGTATTACTGGTCCATTTTCGTGGGTATTCACTTTCATGCACTGAAATACAATATGAGGCCGCTCTCCGCTGAAAATATACCGCCTTTTTTCAAGACTCTGCGAGAGGGAATACATTTTCTGATACCGTTGATACTTTTGCTCATTCTGATTGTTGTTGTCAGATACACCATCAACAAGGCAATTTTTTACACGATCGTGGCAACGTTCATCGTGACTGCTTTCAATCCAAAGACCCGCGTTACTTGGGACAAATTCAAGGGTGCCTGTCTGGATACGGGAAAAAACGTCATTACCGTAGCCGGCGCTTGCGCGGCGGCCGGACTCGTAGTAGGAAGCATCACGATGACCGGCATTGGCTTCAAGTTATTTTCACTGATCATGGGGATTTCCGCAGGCAGTCTGATTCTGGCCCTTATTTTTATCATGATTGCCTCGACAATTATGGGGATGGGCGTTCCCACCACCGCTTCATACATTATTGTTGCGGTGACGGCGGCGCCGGCTCTTACAGATATGGGCGTTGCTCCGCTGGCTGCCCATATGTTTGTCTTTTATTATGCAATCCTTTCCGCAATAACCCCTCCCGTAGCTTTGGCGGCGTTTGCGGCAGGCGGAATAGCCGGTGAAAATCCCACGAAGATCGGCTGGACTGCCGTAGGGCTTACCATCAGCGCCTATCTCGTCCCCTTCGCTTTTGTTTACAATTCTGCGTTATTGGGATCGGCGCCGATTCTGGAAGTACTTGAAGTGACAATCACTGCCGCGATCGGAGTTACCGCCGTTGCAGCCGCGTGGACGGATTACCTGCTGACTCGTCTCGGTTGGTGGCAGCGTTTGCTGTTTGCCTGTGGCGGGGTTCTCGTCATTATTCCTGAAATGAGGACGGATAT is a genomic window containing:
- a CDS encoding TAXI family TRAP transporter solute-binding subunit codes for the protein MKVNRSFAVIAILALTLISVPAVGQAAKNRISIGGNGVGGVYYLYSGALATIISTKVPNVQPTVEVCPGSSVEHITRMQINDIQVGPAMNDVVFQSVKGINRFKKPQDKIRTLFAMYPAELQGVALEKDNLTTPKSLIGKRVSIGNPGTGTSVMTAAVFEALGISLKDFKLQNLNWNEGAQAIRNDSLDVQFGAIAAPAPFIMDLSATHKVALVNFSDEELTKIQAKYEYYAPLTIKAGTYPAIKVDVKTPGIWNSMLATAELPDELAYQITKAVYENIPVLQKIYKKADWATPENTMKYAVAPLHPGAVKYYKEKGVAIPGRLMPK
- a CDS encoding sigma 54-interacting transcriptional regulator codes for the protein MDESVVTMTHDKLMESNLFEISKDPLFNLIFNSVKDAILISDRNGVVLFINNEYTHLTGVEQKDILGKYVGDVRKGARLPDALRTGRPLRGIRRTVDNLEYIADVHPIIINSVIIGGISVMHDITEIVSLGNKITSYSSKIKEFHKASHSLEDIIGVSIPIDKIKKQIQHISFSDASVIITGESGTGKELFAHAIHNASTRKEEAFVAVNCAAFSAQLLLSELFGYEQGAFTGAQKGGKLGLFEIANNGTLFLDEIGDMELDMQSKILRVLESHEFIKVGGTKPIKVDVRIISATNKDINQLIADMKFRSDLFYRLNVAHFDIPPLRSRPEDIPILINHCLKKLSRISHRTLTIAPTAIEILTKHNFPGNVRELF
- a CDS encoding TRAP transporter permease translates to MDDLKYKSFVVKLILAISIAMVLFHTITAGFTMPTAFLQRGIHLTFVLVFSFLTIPFRNRPGKKITFLDWSLALLSLAVGLYITIFYEDILYRMGMLTTVDIIIGWIIILLVLEQARRATGNVLVIISSLAVIYPLVGNYIPGILGNRGYGFGRVASQMAMSLEGIFGAPLGVSAEYIVLFIFLSSLLGQCGMGEYLLKLALSVTGRFVGGPAKTAVMASSLFGTISGSAVANVAGTGTFTIPMMIQQGFPKYFAGAVEATASTGGQLMPPIMGAAAFIMAQILGVSYVTVLGAAVIPALLYYWSIFVGIHFHALKYNMRPLSAENIPPFFKTLREGIHFLIPLILLLILIVVVRYTINKAIFYTIVATFIVTAFNPKTRVTWDKFKGACLDTGKNVITVAGACAAAGLVVGSITMTGIGFKLFSLIMGISAGSLILALIFIMIASTIMGMGVPTTASYIIVAVTAAPALTDMGVAPLAAHMFVFYYAILSAITPPVALAAFAAGGIAGENPTKIGWTAVGLTISAYLVPFAFVYNSALLGSAPILEVLEVTITAAIGVTAVAAAWTDYLLTRLGWWQRLLFACGGVLVIIPEMRTDILGLGCLLIGLTANILARKRLRAETA
- a CDS encoding CoA transferase, whose amino-acid sequence is MKSSDSKNGALMNLRVLDLTRVLAGPFCTMMLGDLGAEIIKIEVPGLGDDSRSYPPFIGTESAYFMNLNRNKRSMTIDLKTPEGKDVFLDLVKCSDVVIENFRPGTMEKMGLSYEELSKENPSIVYSSISGFGQYGPYRDLPGYDIIGQAMGGIMSVTGWPDGPPTRTGVAIADILAGLCSGIGILSALLARNNVNRGQHVDVSLVDSVVAAMATVIQIYLVEQREPQRVGNRYEFISPYGSFSAKNGWVVIGIGNDKLWREFCSAIGRDDLLGVGVYQANVGRVKNDARVKQIVEEWTLQQNVKDIVDFLLKRKIPCAPIYGVKDIVKDEHIAKAREMIINVDHPKAGPMRMVGSPIKLSATPAAFHAPAPLLGQHTDEILREVLSYPEETIQRLRQKNVF